Part of the Thermodesulfovibrionales bacterium genome, GTCGTCTCCGGGTTGCCGAACATGACACCGATCTTCATCCGTATCTGATTGATAAAGACGACGGTTGAAAGAGACTTTGATATCGCTGCAGTGAGTTTTCTCAATGCCTGGCTCATGAGCCTCGCCTGAAGACCGGGCAGGGAATCTCCCATATCGCCCTCAATCTCGGCCTTCGGGACAAGGGCAGCGACGGAATCTATCACGATAATGTCGACCGCTCCGCTTCTCACGAGGGCCTCGGTCACTTCAAGTGCCTGCTCGCCCGTATCGGGTTGCGAAACGAGGAGGTCTTCAACTTTCACCCCGAGCTTCTGTGCATAGGTTATATCGAGGGCATGTT contains:
- the recA gene encoding recombinase RecA, translated to MTGKEKIKALEMAISQIERNFGKGAIMKLGADGVAEGIQVISTGSLTLDNATGIGGYPRGRVIEIYGPESSGKTTLALHAIAEAQKAGGVAAFIDAEHALDITYAQKLGVKVEDLLVSQPDTGEQALEVTEALVRSGAVDIIVIDSVAALVPKAEIEGDMGDSLPGLQARLMSQALRKLTAAISKSLSTVVFINQIRMKIGVMFGNPETT